A genomic segment from Solenopsis invicta isolate M01_SB chromosome 5, UNIL_Sinv_3.0, whole genome shotgun sequence encodes:
- the LOC105205762 gene encoding splicing factor U2af 38 kDa subunit, translating to MAEYLASIFGTEKDKVNCSFYFKIGACRHGDRCSRIHNKPTFSQTCLLQNLYVNPQNSAKSADGSHLVANVSDEEMQEHYDNFFEDVFIECEDKYGEIEEMNVCDNLGDHLVGNVYIKFRREEDAERAVNDLNNRWFGGRPVYAELSPVTDFREACCRQYEMGECTRSGFCNFMHLKPISRELRRYLYSRKKGKGRSRSRSRSRGRDRRKRSRSRDRRSRSKDRRKGRDEKGGRDGRSGRY from the exons TTTCGGGACTGAGAAGGACAA AGTCAAttgttcattttatttcaagataggcGCCTGTCGACATGGAGATCGATGCTCGCGAATTCATAATAAACCGACCTTTAGTCAG ACGTGCCTACTGCAGAATCTGTATGTAAACCCTCAGAATTCTGCGAAAAGCGCAGATGGATCTCACT TGGTCGCAAACGTGTCTGACGAAGAGATGCAAGAACATTACGATAATTTTTTCGAGGATGTTTTCATCGAATGCGAGGACAAGTACGGGGAAATCGAGGAGATGAACGTGTGTGACAATCTCGGCGATCACTTGGTtggaaatgtttatataaaatttcgcAGAGAGGAGGATGCTGAGAGAGCGGTGAACGACTTGAACAATCGTTGGTTCGGCGGCAGACCGGTTTACGCCGAGCTCTCGCCCGTCACCGATTTTCGCGAGGCCTGCTGTCGTCAATATGAAATGGG CGAGTGCACGCGTTCCGGATTCTGTAACTTCATGCACTTGAAGCCCATCTCCCGGGAGCTGCGCCGCTACTTGTACAGCCGAAAGAAGGGCAAGGGTCGATCAAGATCACGCTCGAGATCGCGAGGTCGCGACCGCAGGAAGAGATCCCGATCTCGAGATAGAAGATCTAGATCTAAAGATCGACGCAAGGGACGAGACGAGAAGGGGGGCAGGGACGGCAGATCTGGGCgctactaa